From the Acidilutibacter cellobiosedens genome, one window contains:
- a CDS encoding Fur family transcriptional regulator produces MKQFENKEIFSYFKIKNTKQRNVVLDILKKAEYPLTSKEIFFRAKNMDDSINFSTIYRILNVFESKGIVVKLNIMNSDEAVFELKTVGHKHYLICLKCKKMIPIEGCPLGDYEKFIENTTDFDIMGHHLEIFGYCSECKGDKKGDGVNEGKN; encoded by the coding sequence TTGAAGCAATTTGAAAATAAAGAAATTTTTAGTTATTTTAAGATAAAAAATACTAAACAGAGAAATGTCGTATTGGATATACTGAAAAAGGCGGAATATCCTCTTACTTCAAAAGAAATTTTTTTTAGGGCCAAAAATATGGACGATTCTATTAATTTTTCGACTATATATAGAATACTCAATGTTTTTGAATCAAAGGGGATAGTTGTTAAATTAAATATTATGAATAGTGATGAAGCAGTTTTTGAACTGAAAACCGTAGGGCATAAACATTATCTTATATGCTTAAAATGTAAAAAAATGATTCCTATTGAAGGTTGCCCTTTGGGTGACTATGAAAAGTTTATTGAGAATACTACTGATTTTGATATTATGGGTCATCATCTTGAAATATTTGGATACTGTTCTGAATGTAAGGGAGATAAAAAGGGGGATGGAGTTAATGAAGGTAAAAATTGA
- a CDS encoding metal ABC transporter permease — protein sequence MQRAFIVGILISVITPCIGVIVVLKRMSMIGDALSHSSLAGVTAGLAFGINPIASAVIFSIMSAFGMERIRKSFPRYSEISIAVITSMGVGIAGILSGFVKNAASLNSFLFGSIVAITDFELFMVIGLSVLVIFVFILLYKELFYTTFDEESAKFSGVPVKSINFVFTLLTAITISISSRAVGTLVISSLIVLPVASAMQITKSYKQTVILSIIFAVFSTISGLYISYYANFKPGGTIVLIGIAILIIVIFYKDVLKYIFLKKHTKSNN from the coding sequence ATGCAAAGAGCTTTTATTGTCGGAATTTTGATTTCAGTAATTACACCTTGTATTGGAGTAATAGTGGTTCTAAAAAGGATGTCCATGATTGGCGATGCTCTTTCTCATTCTTCTTTGGCCGGTGTAACTGCCGGCTTGGCTTTTGGAATTAATCCTATTGCATCGGCTGTAATTTTTTCAATAATGTCGGCTTTTGGAATGGAAAGAATAAGAAAGTCTTTTCCCAGATATTCAGAAATATCAATAGCTGTAATTACATCTATGGGAGTTGGAATTGCCGGTATTTTATCGGGGTTTGTAAAGAATGCCGCCAGCCTTAACAGTTTTCTTTTTGGAAGTATTGTAGCTATTACTGATTTTGAACTTTTTATGGTTATTGGGTTAAGTGTTTTGGTTATTTTTGTTTTTATATTATTATATAAGGAATTATTTTATACGACTTTTGATGAAGAATCTGCAAAATTTTCAGGAGTTCCTGTTAAGTCAATAAATTTTGTATTTACTCTTCTTACTGCCATTACTATTTCTATATCCTCAAGAGCAGTTGGTACATTAGTTATATCTTCCCTTATAGTACTCCCGGTGGCATCTGCTATGCAGATTACTAAAAGCTATAAACAGACTGTAATTCTTTCCATAATTTTTGCTGTTTTTTCTACTATTTCAGGATTATATATATCTTATTATGCAAATTTTAAACCGGGTGGTACAATAGTGTTAATTGGAATTGCAATTTTAATAATTGTTATTTTTTATAAGGACGTTCTAAAATATATCTTTTTAAAAAAACATACAAAATCGAATAATTAG